A stretch of Rickettsia rickettsii DNA encodes these proteins:
- a CDS encoding Maf family protein, with translation MKQNRKNLPIILASSSPARIELLNRIKIIPSQIIPADIDETPNLRELPAPLAIRLAYEKAIKIASQIEESAIIIAADTVAAVGRRILPKATTYEEVKNCIKMLSGRRHRVYTGLCIIKKENDQLTVRQKIVQTIVKFKKLSDEEINFYCSLDEGIDKAGGCKISGYAEAFISFISGSYSNVMGLPLFETVNALTSLGFRCSSIMPAKMNYCHSAT, from the coding sequence ATGAAGCAGAACAGAAAAAACCTACCGATTATATTAGCATCAAGCTCTCCTGCAAGAATTGAGTTACTAAACAGAATCAAAATTATCCCTTCACAAATTATTCCGGCAGATATAGACGAAACACCTAATTTGCGTGAATTACCCGCTCCCTTAGCCATAAGACTTGCTTACGAAAAAGCTATAAAAATTGCATCTCAAATAGAGGAATCAGCTATAATTATAGCTGCCGATACCGTAGCAGCAGTAGGTAGAAGAATATTGCCGAAAGCTACTACTTATGAAGAAGTCAAGAATTGTATTAAGATGTTATCCGGACGTCGTCACCGTGTCTATACCGGTTTATGTATTATCAAAAAAGAGAATGATCAGCTTACAGTTAGACAAAAAATAGTTCAGACTATTGTTAAGTTCAAAAAATTAAGTGATGAAGAGATTAATTTTTATTGTTCTTTGGATGAGGGAATAGATAAAGCCGGCGGATGTAAAATTTCCGGTTATGCAGAAGCTTTTATCTCATTTATTTCCGGCTCATATTCAAATGTTATGGGATTACCTTTATTTGAAACAGTAAATGCTCTAACTTCTTTAGGTTTTAGATGTTCAAGTATCATGCCTGCAAAAATGAATTATTGTCATTCTGCGACTTGA
- the pld gene encoding phospholipase D, whose protein sequence is MKRKNNKFIEISIAFILGIALGIYGQNPDYFTNLISKKSLALSALQIKHYNISELSRSKVSTCFTPPAGCTKFIANQIDKAEESIYMQAYGMSDALITTALINAQARGVKVRILLDRSNLKQKFSKLYELQRAKIDVYIDKVPGIAHNKVIIIDKKKVITGSFNFTAAADKRNAENVIIIEDQELAESYLQNWLNRKASN, encoded by the coding sequence ATGAAGAGAAAAAATAATAAATTTATAGAAATATCTATTGCCTTTATTTTGGGAATTGCTTTAGGTATTTATGGACAGAATCCGGATTATTTTACTAATCTAATAAGTAAAAAATCATTAGCTTTATCTGCTCTGCAAATAAAGCATTACAATATTTCAGAGCTTTCAAGAAGTAAAGTTAGTACATGTTTTACTCCGCCTGCCGGTTGTACTAAGTTTATAGCCAATCAGATAGATAAAGCTGAAGAATCTATTTATATGCAGGCATACGGTATGAGCGATGCGTTAATTACTACTGCACTTATTAATGCACAAGCGCGAGGAGTAAAGGTTAGAATATTGCTTGATCGTAGTAATTTAAAGCAAAAATTTTCTAAATTATATGAATTACAACGAGCAAAAATTGATGTATATATAGATAAAGTACCGGGAATCGCTCATAATAAAGTTATAATTATTGATAAAAAGAAAGTAATAACTGGTTCATTTAATTTCACGGCTGCTGCCGATAAACGTAATGCTGAAAATGTAATTATTATAGAAGATCAGGAGCTAGCAGAATCTTATTTACAAAATTGGTTAAACAGAAAGGCGAGCAACTGA
- the dksA gene encoding RNA polymerase-binding protein DksA, translating to MLETPKLPMGYKPSQDEEYMCPNHLEYFRQKLLIWKEDLLKESQETLNHLKEANLKESDLNDCATHETERAFELRSRNRYCKLMSKIEEALSRIKNGEYGYCEETGNPIGIKRLEARPIAALCIEAQERHENYERSHLDEPGN from the coding sequence ATGCTAGAAACACCTAAATTACCTATGGGATATAAACCTTCTCAAGATGAAGAATATATGTGTCCTAATCACCTAGAATATTTTAGACAAAAACTTTTAATATGGAAAGAGGATTTATTAAAGGAATCTCAAGAGACTTTAAATCATTTAAAGGAAGCAAATTTAAAAGAATCCGATCTTAACGATTGTGCTACTCATGAAACAGAAAGAGCTTTTGAGCTTCGTAGTAGAAATAGATATTGTAAATTAATGAGTAAAATAGAAGAAGCATTATCACGTATTAAAAATGGGGAATATGGTTACTGTGAAGAAACAGGCAACCCAATAGGTATAAAAAGATTAGAAGCACGACCTATTGCTGCATTATGTATTGAAGCTCAAGAGCGTCATGAAAATTATGAGAGAAGTCATTTGGATGAGCCTGGGAATTAA
- a CDS encoding UbiD family decarboxylase — MSFKDLPEFLKFLEKNGELKRIALEVKTDLEITEISRRVLAQGGPALLFENVIKVDGIKSDIPVLTNLYASINRICMGLKLKSPKELRELGVLLAFLKQPQPPASFKETLSMLPLAKRIFAMSPKTVSKAACHEIVIDKPNINILPIQRCWPDDISPLITWGIVFTKGPTKDKIDNYNLGIYRMQVISENKLLMRWLKLRGGAEHHKRWKEAKKEPFPTAIVIGANPAVTLAAVMPIPENISEYNFAGLLGNKKVELVQCKTIDLKVPAHSEIVLEGYVSLEEYLPEGPFGDHTGYYNDVEEFPVFTVTAITMKKNPVYLSTYTGEPPDEPSILGEALNEIFIPILQQQFPEIVDFWLPPEGCSYRVAVVSIKKSYPGHAKRIMLGIWSYLRHFMYSKFIIVVDDDIDVRNWQEVIWAIATRSDPRRDTSFIDNSPIDYLDFASPESGLGSKMGIDATDKIYPETNRKWGKKIEMSQEVIDKVNSMWNRLKI, encoded by the coding sequence ATGAGCTTTAAAGATTTACCGGAGTTTTTAAAATTTTTAGAAAAAAACGGTGAGTTAAAGCGTATTGCTCTTGAGGTTAAAACTGACTTAGAAATTACTGAAATTAGTAGAAGAGTATTAGCACAAGGCGGACCTGCATTACTTTTTGAAAATGTTATAAAAGTCGACGGCATTAAGTCCGACATACCTGTTCTAACTAATCTTTATGCTAGTATAAATCGTATTTGTATGGGGCTTAAACTTAAGTCACCCAAAGAATTAAGAGAACTTGGCGTTTTACTAGCATTCCTTAAACAGCCGCAACCACCCGCATCTTTTAAAGAAACATTGTCAATGTTACCGCTTGCTAAGCGTATATTTGCTATGTCTCCTAAAACCGTATCAAAAGCAGCTTGTCATGAAATCGTCATTGACAAACCGAATATTAATATATTGCCGATCCAAAGATGTTGGCCGGATGATATTTCGCCTTTAATTACTTGGGGTATAGTATTTACTAAAGGTCCAACAAAAGATAAAATCGATAATTACAACCTTGGCATATATAGAATGCAGGTTATTTCAGAAAATAAGCTATTGATGCGTTGGTTAAAGTTACGGGGGGGAGCAGAGCATCATAAACGTTGGAAAGAAGCAAAAAAAGAACCTTTTCCTACTGCTATCGTTATCGGGGCCAATCCAGCGGTAACTTTGGCAGCAGTTATGCCGATACCTGAGAATATCTCGGAGTATAATTTTGCTGGTTTACTCGGTAATAAAAAAGTAGAGTTGGTACAATGCAAAACTATTGACCTCAAAGTACCTGCACATAGTGAAATAGTTCTGGAAGGCTATGTAAGTTTAGAGGAGTATTTGCCTGAAGGTCCTTTTGGGGATCACACCGGATATTATAATGATGTTGAGGAATTTCCTGTATTTACGGTTACCGCAATAACGATGAAGAAAAATCCAGTATATTTAAGTACCTATACAGGAGAACCGCCTGATGAGCCATCAATCTTAGGTGAAGCATTAAATGAAATTTTTATTCCTATATTACAGCAACAATTTCCGGAAATAGTCGATTTTTGGCTTCCACCTGAAGGTTGTTCATATAGAGTTGCAGTAGTATCGATTAAAAAATCCTATCCCGGTCATGCTAAAAGAATAATGCTTGGGATTTGGTCTTACTTACGGCACTTTATGTATAGTAAGTTTATTATAGTTGTAGATGACGATATTGATGTTCGTAATTGGCAAGAAGTAATTTGGGCAATAGCAACAAGAAGCGACCCAAGGCGTGATACGAGCTTTATAGATAATTCCCCGATAGATTATTTGGATTTTGCATCTCCTGAGTCAGGCCTTGGTAGTAAAATGGGAATAGATGCAACCGATAAAATATACCCTGAGACAAATAGAAAATGGGGTAAAAAAATAGAAATGAGTCAGGAAGTTATCGACAAGGTTAATAGTATGTGGAATCGTTTAAAGATATAA
- a CDS encoding SurA N-terminal domain-containing protein: MLNNIRKTADSFIMRVLFAMIAFAFVGFGIKDVLNGRRSGDIVTFSHVKNISQEDFLRAKSLEINAISKQTGTSLTDEEIAQLNIDNRILKRLVYDNVLDYLVSYYDLDLSDDTVKILVKESPVFKNEQGVFNIKIFKTYFRNSYMDEEKYLLNFKEKALKNIFVGTFIESFYVPKAMTDNIVDYMAEKREVELIQIDLQNKPKDLQIPTPTGQQLKDFYQDNKTAFEVPEKRSFSYIKANIKDLKVSVTQDELLEFYNENKDEFGDQSFEAVQKQLHDLLKAQKIDILNMEFAKKLEDETAAGSSLVEIAEKYKLPIQNVNYISYAELIEDKIIAESADNIFELSEGELSYPIETEDKSYLILVELKSIQPAKIPEFDAIKEQVNKAWIKRNIADVNLKIIKDLAKEYNSDQENIKELKATGIKISKKSYIRSEMENDLTLTPEILLSIFNTTIGSNTPVFQVGDEVYFAHIKSSSIDELTAKNIHVNSEKNIIYNIKNSVIDELINYTIIQNDMQVKANFSK, encoded by the coding sequence ATGTTAAATAATATTAGAAAAACTGCCGATAGTTTTATAATGCGGGTTTTATTCGCAATGATAGCTTTTGCTTTTGTCGGCTTTGGTATTAAAGATGTATTAAATGGAAGAAGAAGCGGCGATATTGTTACTTTTTCTCATGTGAAAAATATCTCCCAGGAAGATTTTTTGAGAGCAAAATCTTTAGAAATTAATGCTATAAGTAAGCAAACGGGAACAAGTTTAACGGATGAAGAAATAGCACAGTTAAATATTGATAACCGAATCCTAAAAAGGCTTGTTTACGATAATGTCTTAGATTATTTAGTGAGTTATTATGACTTAGATCTAAGTGATGATACAGTTAAAATTTTAGTTAAAGAATCACCGGTTTTTAAAAATGAGCAAGGTGTTTTCAATATAAAAATTTTTAAAACTTATTTTAGAAATTCTTATATGGATGAAGAAAAATATTTATTAAACTTCAAAGAAAAAGCTCTAAAAAATATTTTTGTTGGTACTTTTATAGAAAGTTTCTATGTTCCTAAAGCTATGACTGACAATATAGTAGATTATATGGCTGAAAAAAGAGAAGTAGAATTAATACAAATAGATTTACAAAATAAACCGAAAGATTTACAAATCCCTACTCCTACCGGTCAGCAATTGAAGGATTTTTACCAAGATAATAAAACCGCGTTTGAGGTACCTGAGAAACGCAGCTTTTCTTATATTAAAGCTAATATTAAGGATTTAAAAGTCTCAGTTACTCAAGATGAGTTGTTAGAATTTTATAATGAAAATAAAGATGAATTCGGTGATCAAAGTTTTGAAGCGGTACAAAAACAATTACATGATTTATTAAAGGCTCAAAAAATCGACATACTTAATATGGAGTTTGCTAAAAAGCTGGAAGATGAGACGGCAGCCGGTTCTAGCTTAGTTGAAATTGCCGAAAAATATAAGCTACCGATACAAAACGTTAACTATATAAGTTATGCAGAGCTTATTGAAGATAAAATAATTGCTGAAAGTGCCGATAATATTTTTGAGCTTTCGGAAGGTGAATTATCTTATCCTATAGAAACAGAGGATAAAAGCTATCTTATATTGGTAGAATTAAAATCTATTCAGCCGGCAAAAATACCTGAATTTGATGCTATTAAAGAGCAGGTAAATAAAGCTTGGATAAAGCGGAATATTGCAGATGTAAACTTAAAAATTATCAAGGATTTAGCAAAGGAATATAATTCAGATCAAGAGAACATAAAAGAGCTTAAAGCTACCGGAATAAAAATAAGCAAAAAAAGCTATATTAGATCCGAAATGGAAAATGATCTAACACTAACTCCTGAAATATTATTATCAATTTTTAATACTACAATAGGAAGTAATACGCCTGTATTTCAAGTAGGTGATGAAGTATATTTTGCACATATTAAATCTAGCAGTATCGATGAATTAACAGCTAAAAATATTCATGTCAATTCAGAAAAAAATATAATATATAATATTAAAAATTCTGTAATTGATGAGCTAATTAACTACACAATTATTCAGAATGATATGCAGGTAAAAGCTAATTTTAGTAAGTAG
- a CDS encoding tyrosine recombinase XerC, translated as MLDTSIQALINKWQKYLVLQRNYSNHTVISYNNDLKHFLEFMNYYNSELVTINHIKTADIRLIRSWLAKRNCDNFAASSISRGLSAVKNFYRFLEKTTQLNSHIIFSIKSPKKTKLLPKALSEDDVVISLEHIEEYGNIKWVELRNKALLVLIYASGLRISEALSITKLHLQNLEFIRIIGKGSKERIIPWLPIAKNLITQYLEILPYKLGDNEPIFRGKQGKKLQPPVFNRELIKLKHFYGLPQHLTAHSFRHSFASHLLEHGADLRSLQALLGHKSLSTTQNYTKTSIKHLEAVYTTAYPIKK; from the coding sequence ATGTTAGATACATCAATTCAAGCGTTAATAAATAAGTGGCAAAAATACCTCGTTTTGCAAAGAAATTACTCTAATCATACAGTAATTTCTTATAATAATGACCTTAAGCATTTTCTTGAGTTTATGAATTATTATAATTCAGAGCTTGTAACGATAAATCATATTAAAACCGCAGATATCAGATTAATCCGAAGTTGGCTTGCAAAACGTAACTGTGATAATTTTGCCGCTTCTTCAATTTCACGTGGTTTATCTGCAGTAAAAAATTTTTATAGGTTTTTAGAGAAAACAACACAATTAAATAGTCATATAATTTTTTCTATAAAATCTCCTAAAAAGACTAAATTGTTACCAAAAGCTTTATCGGAAGATGATGTAGTAATATCACTTGAACATATTGAAGAATACGGGAATATTAAGTGGGTAGAACTTAGAAATAAAGCCCTACTTGTCCTTATATATGCTTCAGGTCTACGTATATCGGAAGCATTATCAATTACGAAACTTCATCTACAAAATCTAGAATTTATAAGAATAATAGGTAAAGGTAGTAAAGAAAGAATAATTCCGTGGTTACCGATTGCTAAAAATTTAATTACCCAATATTTAGAAATATTGCCGTATAAGTTAGGTGATAATGAACCCATATTTAGAGGAAAGCAGGGTAAGAAATTGCAACCACCGGTATTTAATCGTGAATTAATTAAATTAAAGCATTTTTATGGTTTACCGCAGCATTTAACTGCTCATTCATTTAGACATAGTTTTGCTTCACATTTGCTTGAGCATGGTGCAGATTTACGGTCTCTTCAAGCACTATTAGGTCATAAAAGTCTATCTACTACACAAAACTATACTAAAACAAGTATAAAGCATTTAGAAGCTGTATATACTACCGCATATCCAATTAAAAAATAA